AAATCAgacaaattcctttttttttttctccatctagGACATACCATGAGGTAGACTCACTCGACTTGACTGGACTCAATCTAAATTTGGCCATAAAAGTtttcaacaacatattttggcattacattaaaaaaatgtaaaatcctttaaaaaatatatgctCTTTAACATTCACCGAGCCCGAACGTAAAAGGAATGTGTGATACATTTTTCCACGACGATTTGACCGACCGAACATGAAAGTGTTAGTCTTAATGGCTGACAACGTAAATATGAGGCTATGTAGCATACTTGGCATGCCTTATTTCTTGTTGACACTGAATAGACAgatttataagaaaaataagttTGTTCAATAACCTGATTGTGTGAATAAAACATGGTTGCAGCTCAGAAAGTTTGGCCAGTCTGTAATAATGGGTGTCGGCTAGGAGCACATGTATTAGCAAATCTAAAGGTGGTGATTCACTTTCAAGGCAATTTAAAAACAATGCCAATCTATTTCCATGTTTGATTTGGAttataaaagtattttaagaGCAAAATTTCTGGTTGTTGTACCAATTTTTTAACAGTAATATGCTGAGAATTGCGGTTTTAACCAGTTTCCTTACTGCTTTGAGCTAATTTCTTGACCTGAAAGTGGATCAACCTCAGCCGCTGGCAGCACAGTTGAGCTTTTTAGACATTTAACTCCTCCATGGCTAATGTGTGGGTATATTACAGACGACTATTGGAGTCCTTTGAAAGGCATTAAAGAGGAAGACAGTTTTCACTCCCAACTTATTAGATGGCAATTCAGTGTGCTATCTAAATGTCTTGCAGGTGCAAAACAACAATCACGTGGGCATTTTACACAAGAAAAGTAGAAGATGTTTCCCCACAGTGAATTCAAGCTCTCTACACTTAACTAGACTATGCTTGTATTAGTTACTTcaccacagcagtgcaacaaagCATCAGGAGCTGGAATCCAGTAAGAGGATCTGTTTATCCACAAATAAATCCCACATAAATGGAGTGAAATAGTGTGTAGGGGCATAGGTGTGATTCCTGTCAAGTCTGGAGGAGGGACATACCGCCATGTTAGCTAGGTACTAAGAGGTCAACAGGAACAGGTGACGCTCTTTCATTGTCAGCCCAGTTGCATGGCGACACGTCCCATTTACAACCAACTTTCTAACATTCAGCGATGAGTCCATACAGAGCTGAAATATCCTCATCCATGAACGAATTCCCCATTTAGTCCATAGCTAGCCTCGCCATGACAATACTGTGGATGGATGTGAGCTTTTTTTTGACTACATATTAAATTTTTAGCTTGCTTTTTTTGCTTCATAGTGTAGTGTTGCATCACTCTTACAGTTGGAATAGAAAGAAGTGAAGTGGAGGTGAAAGTATAAaacactagatggcagcagaaGTATTTTTAGTGTGCGTATCATCAGGTTGTTCCCAGGTTCTTCTAAAACGCTGCACCTCCCATTAGATTCCTTTAACCAAAGATATCACTGTTGCCATAATAGCACTCATTTCTATATCAACAGTATATTACATTAATAGTATTAAGTCTCACTAATTGATCTGATGAAATCACACAATGCTGCTTGTGTAGAGAAGTTCATTAACTTTGCGAGactttgcttttgtttctaCTGAATATATTCTGTGTTGGTTCAGTTATAAGATTATAGAGCGATATCTatggagaaaatgaatgagaaaatggGCCTCTTGTAAATTCAACCCAAACGTTTCAGCTCTGCAAGATTTCAGCGTTTAAGCGATAGTATTTCAGTTGGATTCAGCTAAAAAAACTAGTGTTCACGTTCCTCCGAAGCAACCTGTGTCACAGCTTGTAAAGACTGGTAGTGTACTGCCACATGTGGACTCTCTACACACCACACAGTGCACGTCTACATGCATGTAGTGTGATCTCTCATACAGACGTCGGCCTTTAAAAAGTCACAGCAAAGGACGCTGAAGTTGAAAGCGTATCCAAATATtactaaaatgaataaaacttttttttacacagaaataaaaatctaCAAACAAGCTGAAGACATGACTTGCTTCTGGGCTAGCTTCGGTCTGACTAGCATTTGTTGCTACATGAGTTTCTTTCATTATTCTTTCTGAGAAAGCTGAAACATGATAGTTAAGGTTTCTGTCTATATTCTAAGCTAAATGGGTATCAATTACTGTACTGGATAACAAAACCTAAGCACCTCATGATCttaacaaagataaaacaagttattttgttAGCATTGAACAACTGCAGCTGCCATGAAACTGTGACAGCGCTTCTCTGCGTTAAGACTCACCAGAGGTGTTAAATGCTAacaaaattattgtttttttatgactgtGTTTAAAGTTGAATGTCCAGAACAGTATTAGATACTTATTTACTCGGCATCTTGTTTTAGCTTCttagagaaatgaaaaaaaaaaaaatcaattttcgAGGCTAGCTAAAAAGAAGCTAGCTAAGAATGGGAGTTGAGCATTCAGCTCTTTATTTTACTCAGTAAATATGTTCCATCGAGCTAAAATGTGACCTTGTCCTAGCTGGATAGATCTTTTTCAACtagcatttttaaaacaattcttaatgtttgttttatcatcTTTAAAGTACATGATGGGAGGTGTTTTCTATTCAAATGGTTCCAGATCAATCATAgtagaagaaataaaataacttcAGTAATTTTATGTCATGATTTTAACTGAAAAACGtccttgtgtttttatattttgatatgGTGCAAACTTCATCCCTGTCGTATTCCACTCGAGTTAAATTTGATGCTAGAATTACAGCTAATGGCTAATATATATCAGCTGTATTGGTATAAGTAAGGTaatgatttttctttctgtgtaaATTCagcttttgtcttgtttttttaacatctgtTCTTTTCAAGAAGCCTCGAACAGAATCACAACTGTCACTTGTTAAAGACCAGATCTGTACATGATGCACTCGTATGTGCATATTCTATGtctacgcacacacatacacacacacactgtgcataCACACAAGGTCATATATTATAATGACATCACATTTGTTATCAAATACCTTTTTCTCTGTGCAAATTTTTAACACCAGTggttcaataaaaataaaaataggataaaacaaaaacaaaaaaaaaagccttttgaTTAGgatagcattaaaaaaaaataaaaataaaaaggatgatttcaaaaacaggagaaacaaACTCAAATGAACTCATAACATCCGCTGCCCTGGCGACAGTTTCTATGGTGCAAACGAGCAGGAAGTTATGATGGTGACGCATGCAGAAAGAAAATGACCAATCAGTGCTGCTTCCTGTGTTCGCTCAGTCCAATCCTGAGCTCCCGATCGTTATTAGAATTATATCGGATTACTAAAGCTGTCCACCTGAGGAGACTGCCGGGGTCTTTGCTTCCTGATCCTTCCTTGTCACATGATCAGGGAACTAGGAAGTGAATTtatgccccccccctcccgccccccctcccctcactCCGCCATGTccgtctgtctctgtttgtctccaCAGTTGTACAGAGCAACTCTACACACGCCTATCTACACGACCAGTCTTTTTAGTGTTCGTCTCTGTcaaaaaaatactacatttatatttacaacaATTAAATAGAGGTCAATTAAGCACTTGTGTGGTGTAGTGACGGGTATCGGAATTCGATGCTAGCAGAGGTGGCGAAGCTTTTTagtctgttttctctttttttatccttttttttttttttttttttttaaacacataaaacaggaaaGCCATCCTGGTTGTTAAAGTTACATCATGCCACAATAAATAAaggtgtagttttttttaaaaaaaaaaagggaagaaaggaaagaggagacaGGAAAGAACAATGAAGGGAAGGTTTTCTGTGCAAGATGGCTCTTCTGTGAAGCTCTAGCgctagtagcagtagcagtagtagtagtatgtGTAGAactagtagtagaagtagtgtTGAAGTCAAACTTCTGTGCTGGATGCGGTTTTCCCAGTATGCATTGTGCAGGGGAAGGTGGGTGGTATCAAGAAGGATTCTAGGTTGAAGTCGCTCTTAAACGGTGCAGAGAAGAGATCAGACTTTCAGACTATTTCTACACAAATTCCAACCTTTATGAGCGAAATCTTGGCCTCAGACCGGCGTTTTTTTTAAACCCTCGCCCTGTCAGAAACTGGTCAACAACCCACTGCCGTTCTACAACACGCTTAACTGACACACATGTAACACTGCGGCGCATTTTGAATGAACTGGAAATCCACCATCTGCACCCATGAACTGCTCGTCTCCCAGTCACACTTGCAGACAGGCCCGGGTGAGAAGGTGGGTGAGgttgtgggggtggggggttagCGGTATGGTTGGGGTGAGTGTGTCTCCCGGTTGCTCACCCCCTCATTTGCATTAGTGGTAGGCTGTTTAAagagtgtgtttatttgtgtgtgtgtgtgtgtgtgcgtgcgtgcgtgtgtgtatatgtgtgtctcaGTAGCTGTTTTCATGGCCTGCCAGGATGTAGAGGTTGCTGTGGGCTGTTGGGTTGTCTGTAGGCCGGCTCTCCAGCACCACCACCCTGTaatacaaacaacacacagccaaaaacacacacacacacacacacacacacacaatccagtTTAGTTTCAAGAAAAAGGTAGCAGAACATTCAATcagtctttgttttgattttaaatcCCAGACAAATGAACAAGCCCAGCCTGCTTCAGCAATTTATTAGTTTTtctgataaaataaatacaacactgaGTGATGTAAAGAGTGAAGACATAGTTAAGACCCCGGACAGCCAGCAACCCACACAGGATATGGTCAAAGCCTATAAAAGCCCtgttatttgtaaaaaaaaaaaaaaaaaaaaggcagcagaggGAGATGACTTGACACTAAACCCCTCACAAAGTATTCTCTGTTTACCCTGAGGAAAACTGTGAGAAAGCTGTTAATTACTCTTTTAAAAggctcacacattcacacatcatAATTCAATGAGACTCAGCTGTTGAGTGATGAGACAGCAGACACCATTACTCTATCATTAGTTCTTGGTAGCTCAAAACTATTAGATTTTGTGCAGGTTTTCCCAATCCCTGACAACAAAATGGACAGAATTTACTGATACAGATAAAATTGGTGTTCATGCTCTCATCACTCAACAGGTAaaatctccaaaaaaaaaatcgggCGTAATTTCCTCAGACACACTCTCTCTTCATCTCAAACAGCCTTAATGCTCCCAATCAATAAACAGATCAACAGAATTCCCGACAGAAAGAGGCAGAGTTTTTGGGCCAGCTGTGGCCAGCGGGCAGTGAGTGTACCTGGGCAGAGCGAGGCCTCTGTCCCCTGGATCTCTACAGTCAGCATTTCTTTAGTGATAAAATATCAGAGAGGATGTTAACAGAGacctaactgtgtgtgtgtgatgtgtatgaAGTTAGGAGGAGATATGGGttgattggtgtgtgtgtgtgtgtgtgtgttctcacctGTCCGATCCCAGTAGTCTGAAGATGCGTGTACTGTCAGAGATCTCCTGGGTGATCTGAAGAAcatcagagaaagagaaaaagagaatcATTAAGTAATAATCGGAGCAGACATCATGCTACAGGCCAACAGAACTAAAGGAGAATTGTATCAGATTCATATGTCCACAGTGTGAAATCAAAGTGTTTGAAATCAGATTTTGTGCAGCCATCTCTTACTGTACCGCTTTTCAGTTTAAAGCTTATGACAAAAAAACCATCATCAAGTGTGGGGCTGCATTACTGTCACAAGAATATAGATGGTTTGGGGGCGACAACGGCAACCGCAATGTCGTCTCGTGCTTGGTCGACTATAATCACATTGAAGTGGTGAGCAGCGTCCGCTGTAAAAAGCCTGATTGGAGCATCTCATCTCAAAATATTACCCTTAATTTAGTTTAGCGGGTATGAAAAACCTACCGACACTATTAACCAAACATTATTCTCCATTTATCTATGTACATTATAGGAATTCAGTAGCTACAACAATGACAATACAAATATTATAGTCTGAGATTAAGTAACGTCTCACCAAAATGCCGAGAAGTGAACATCATTATACTTTAAGACATGGTCTAAAGGTCACCTGTAGTGCACTTTTTTCTCTTATACAGTATCAGTCTCACCTCATTGGTCTTGAAACTCCGTCCCTGCATGCCATGCCTCCAGAAGGCCAGCACGCTGTCTTGGAGACAAACTGCAGAAACAGGGATTTACAAATAAGCCTGTATTAGTTAAATCCACTTTTCAAATCAAGTTGCCTTATTTCTAAGAAATGTCCTTCATTCTTTTAGCTCATGACATCTGTTCAGAGCCTGGAGCCGCATCGTCtcctttttatgttcttgtgtttgaaaatatacaaatgtggctggttttttttctttacctatGGATTCGATCTGGAAGTTGAAGGTGAGCTCAGCTGACAACTTCCTGCTGGATTTCAATCTTCCCTGGAGATTCACTATCTTTATACACCCtgagagggagcgagagaggaagatggggaagagagagaggaagcggCGTGAGTAAAAAGTCTGGTAGATCCATTGCAAAAGCTTCTGCATTATGACTTAAAAGTAAGTGAAGCTGCACAGTGCAAATGCAGAGAcgtgtaaaaatgtgtgtgtgttactcacTGTCGAGGCAGACTAAGATAGTGTCTCTCTCTAGCTGCGTGACGTGGATCACACACGTTTGTGgtgtgtctgcagagagaaagatgggcAACATCTGAAACATCTCTGTACAGCATGTTTTCCATTCAGAACaaattaaattgtattattttaacattacagAGCTGGTCATGCTGTTCTCACCTGCTTCTGTGAACCAGGAGGAGGTAGAGTTGGGGTTGACGGTGCCGAACCTGACCACCTGGTTGAGCTCGGTTCCTTTACTGACCGCCACGCAGATCAGAGGGTAAGTCTGCTCCGGGACCACCAACATCTCAAAGACCTCCAACGGACATGGCAACGGGAAGTCGATGTTCTGTTGAGAAGATGAGGATAAAGGAGGTGAGAAAGGGAAGTCTTAGTCTGCTATCATAGAGCATGCTGACATCTTTTAAAGacaggagaaaaataaaaacatgaggaAACACAAATGAGGAGTTTtgaagacaataaaaaaaaaatcacactgacCTTGATGAGCATGAACTTCTGCATGGACTCCACCCACTCCAACAGCATGACACTGGACTGAAAGGCTCCACACAGGTACTTATGGCCTGTGTACGGGTTGCGAACTGCATGGAAACAACACCATGTATCAGTAAATTTGTATCATGGTAACACTTAACAGTGGCTTCATTTCTGTGCATTAAACTGCACAACTGTGTTTCTACACACTTGTAAGTTTCATCACGTACTGATGAGACTTATATTAAAAACTGACAGTGCTATTAATGTATGTATAATATGTTTCCTATGGGATAAATACAAGGATTATAATCAACATAACACCATGCTAGTTTTTCTGAGGATATCATTTAGCTGACTCACCTACGCAGCACTTTTGGCACCCTTTAGTGTCTGGAATTTTATTGGACACAGCAAACTTCCTATAAACAGACAAACGAGGAAATCCATGTCActcaaaaaagatttttgttaCACAGATGATTCAAATATGGATGTAAATTATAAACAGATATGTACATTTTCTATGACTGAAGAAAGATAAGATTATGGTTAGAATTCAGCAGACCAAATGACTTCAGTAAaaggaaatatatttttttgtgttgacTGATAGGTTGGACCTCATGTTTGGAGAGTTACCTGGGAATCATCTTATCAGGCAGTTTGTGTGTGGGAATGGCTACTGGTAACTTCTGTAACTGTCTGGCCTGTTCGAATAGACCACTCAGATTATGAGAGTACAGCTGGGAGGCTTTTCCTGGAATAGAATAGAGaacattgagaaaaaaaagttattgatGAGTTATTGAGGATGCAAGAGGTAATAACCACCAATAACGAAGAGTCAATAATTGAGATGGACGTATTTTAGCTCACCAGATATGGAGAGAAGACAGTTGTTCATGACATACAGCCAGGTGCACCGCCGAGGGAAGAGCTGCAGACATTTACAAAGTAGAGAGAGAAGCAAAGTAACACCGTGTTATAAGTCAAGTAGTTTatgatttaatgtatttataaattataatataattacaaTAATTTATCTCAAAGAAAGGACCTTACAATACTTGTCTACCACTGGAAAGCATAATTATTTAGGAATTACAAACATATTGCActaaaaattacaaaacaaaataaaaagcaagtCAAAGACATTTCCATAAAGTATATTACTGTTAGTATATTTATTAATGTGTGATCTCCAGTCTCACCTGCTCCATCGATGTCTCGTGCAGCTCGTTAAGGTTTAGTGTGTAAATTCCCTCTTCAGCTCCGAATATCAAATACTggtctgaaacacacacacaaacacacacacacacacacacacacacaaacacaaccatTATACCACATATTAGAGTAAGGCAACAGctcacaacacagaaaatacacCCCTGCTGTGACGACATATTCATCACTCTTTATCTTGTTTGCTGTTCATTACCTCTGGTGTCAGGGTTGATCCAGGAAGTGGCACAGTGGATCTTCAGAGGGCAGCCGTTGAACACCTTGGAGAAACACGCACCCATCTACAAATGGGAGGAGGTGGTGAATTAATGCAATGCAAAGGATGCGCTCTGCGGATTATGATGGTGGAACGGGTTAAAAGTTTGACATcctttaagtgtgtttttgctCAGAGAGTGATGGAACcgtgatgaaataaaaacatgtcctACAGGGTTGTTAAAGCAATTTTAAAGTAAATAGTTTGTTGTCCATATTTGATTTACTTTCTCTGGAGATAACCAACTGAGTCCCAGACTTCCCCAGATCAAAATGACACTACACAATATGACTCACAATACCTCAGCTACACATTTTTTTTggtataataaaacaaaaatgttctaatagagaacaaaaagagacaaaaagagactGTTACTTACATGGACTTTGGGTGTAGGCGGGAGGCCGTTACTGATTGGCTTCTAAGACACACGGAAACAAagatacacgcacacacacggagTTAGTCAGTATTAAATTATGAACAATCACGGGAAAAAAAACGTATGCGAATTTCAAATATAACtataacaaaaacaagtaattagACCAAGAAGGTAAAAATGATGCACTCCCAGTTTTTCTTAGCAGTGGTTTGAAACTCCACAATGAGGACATGGACCTTTAAAAGGAAAGCATGGTTTGGGTGTAGTTTTTGTCATCGCTAACATTACAGTTGTTTGGTCTTAGGAGGTGCCCAAATCCCACCCTTCCTTCCCTGACTGATCAGCAGGAGTCTCTAGTGCAACAACAAGGATGTGATCCCTCACCCACAAAATACTGCCAACTGTATCAGAGTGCATGTTTTTTCCCTCTGCACCACAGCAATATGTACATTGTTAACAATTTTATTAATGACGTCATCAAAGCAAACCAATTCAGAATCGGAGAAACCGACTCCTCAAAATAAAAAGAGCTCTCTTCCAGGAGGTCACCAGGTCTGCTTACCGGAACATCCTTCTTGTCTTTCCGTATGGGGACACTAGGGGGCATGGtggactgtctgtctgctggactgtctctctctccattgtGTGAAGAGTTCAGCCCATTGCCTATAACAACAGATACAGAACTCAATGTGTGTTGGAGGctgatggagtgtgtgtgtgtgtgtgtgtgtgtgtaagggacagagaggggggagagagagtgtgtgtgtgtgtgtaagggacagagaggggggagagagagtgtgtgtgtgtgtgcatatgaagctgtgtgtttgagagagaaagtgggtGAAAAAGTAAAGCaagtgaacagaaaaaaaaagactgcagaTACAGTCCACGCACTCTCGACATTTTCTCGTACACACCGTTGGTTTCAATGAGTAGAATCTAACCCACAGGActgaagacacagaggagagttTAACGTAAACAGTAACAAACTACCGGGAGCaaggagggagggtgggagggagggagggagggaaggagggagcaGGCTAGCAAGAAGAACACAGAGGATCAAAATATAGTCATGAGCGAAGGAGGGTGTGAATGCACCACGTACAACCTGCCAGATATTGGTCAATTTTCAGTAATGGCTAGTAGGTTTGTCTACTACTAACACTACTGGCAAGTAATCAACACTGTCCAAACACTCTGATTTGGTTTATTTAGTAGTAAAAtaatgagacttttttttttttttttttacagtgactaACCTCTGTGGatataaacagaaatatttcCTGTCATGACCAAGAGGAAAACATCTTCACACACGTATGCATTAACAGAGTGTAACACTGTTAATGCCTGCAGAAGGCTTAATGAACCAGTGATTCCAGCATGACTGTATATTTTGTTCTACTTTTTGTCTTCCATCCAATTAAAGGGTAATGCTGATAAAATAAACCATATTTTCCAATCTGTTTTCTGATCTCCACGATTCAACTCATCTCCTTAGACTTTACAGCATcttaatatttgtttattataagttacccccccccccccccaatatCAAGGAAATACCCAATCTAATAAAAGTGAATCAACTAATGGGAAAAAATTGAGTTTAAGATGCATCTGATCAGCCAGGACgatgttttctcctcttccttcttcctcctaGGAAGTGAGGGGGAGTGGTAGCAGACTACTAGCTTTTGATCGATTGGATTAAACAACCAATCAGACTTCACAGAAGATGACTTTTAAAGACAAACAATCATATTAGGCAGGAGCTGATGGACGTaaggaaataaaagcaaagaaattaaaaaaaagcgCTATTATTAATGGACTCATggaacaaataaatcaataagaCTACGAGGACTGACTAATGGGTGACCACACAACCAATCAAAGGGGATGACAGGGTCAGTGGACACTATCAATCTACCAATCGGCTGCTCTTactctcttccttttcctcctctttttcctgctcctctTTCACCTCCTTCAGCACCTCCCAtgcctcctccagctcctcctctgtgtgaGGCGTGTGGAGCCATTCCCAGAAATGCCTAAAGCTCCCATCATCCTCTGGGGCAGAGTTTTCGACGTCCGTGCACTTCAAGCTCTCGTTACCTAGGCTGCTGCGGCGGTGGGGCGGCAGCTTCGGGGGCGGGGGCCGCGGGGGGACGTTGGAGGCGGGCT
This genomic interval from Thunnus thynnus chromosome 14, fThuThy2.1, whole genome shotgun sequence contains the following:
- the LOC137197398 gene encoding mitogen-activated protein kinase kinase kinase kinase 3-like isoform X6 produces the protein MMNSSVDLSRRNPQEDFELIQRIGSGTYGDVYKARNVNTGELAAIKVIKLEPGEDFAVVQQEIIMMKDCKHSNIVAYFGSYLRRDKLWISMEYCGGGSLQDIYHVTGPLSESQIAYMSRETLQGLYYLHNKGKMHRDIKGANILLTDNGYVKLADFGVSAQITATLAKRKSFIGTPYWMAPEVAAVERKGGYNQLCDIWAVGITAIELAELQPPMFDLHPMRALFLMTKSNFQPPKLKDKLKWTNNFHHFVKLALTKNPKKRPTAEKLLQHPFVSQPLSRTLAIELLDKANNPDHSTYNDFDDDDPEPESPVSVPHRIRSTSRSTREGKTLSEINFGQVKFDPPLRKETEPHHEPDLQLEYGHDSPSLLGGNKSLLKSVEEELQQRGHVAHLGDDEDEDDDGADDDETHTHKSSTIMRPKVPPPLPPKPKSICSSQQQQQQKQDDSQSHSEDDGGGGGTIKRCPVPETPSPAKPASNVPPRPPPPKLPPHRRSSLGNESLKCTDVENSAPEDDGSFRHFWEWLHTPHTEEELEEAWEVLKEVKEEQEKEEEKEESNGLNSSHNGERDSPADRQSTMPPSVPIRKDKKDVPKPISNGLPPTPKVHMGACFSKVFNGCPLKIHCATSWINPDTRDQYLIFGAEEGIYTLNLNELHETSMEQLFPRRCTWLYVMNNCLLSISGKASQLYSHNLSGLFEQARQLQKLPVAIPTHKLPDKMIPRKFAVSNKIPDTKGCQKCCVVRNPYTGHKYLCGAFQSSVMLLEWVESMQKFMLIKNIDFPLPCPLEVFEMLVVPEQTYPLICVAVSKGTELNQVVRFGTVNPNSTSSWFTEADTPQTCVIHVTQLERDTILVCLDRCIKIVNLQGRLKSSRKLSAELTFNFQIESIVCLQDSVLAFWRHGMQGRSFKTNEITQEISDSTRIFRLLGSDRNADCRDPGDRGLALPRYTHCPLATAGPKTLPLSVGNSVDLFIDWEH
- the LOC137197398 gene encoding mitogen-activated protein kinase kinase kinase kinase 3-like isoform X4, with amino-acid sequence MMNSSVDLSRRNPQEDFELIQRIGSGTYGDVYKARNVNTGELAAIKVIKLEPGEDFAVVQQEIIMMKDCKHSNIVAYFGSYLRRDKLWISMEYCGGGSLQDIYHVTGPLSESQIAYMSRETLQGLYYLHNKGKMHRDIKGANILLTDNGYVKLADFGVSAQITATLAKRKSFIGTPYWMAPEVAAVERKGGYNQLCDIWAVGITAIELAELQPPMFDLHPMRALFLMTKSNFQPPKLKDKLKWTNNFHHFVKLALTKNPKKRPTAEKLLQHPFVSQPLSRTLAIELLDKANNPDHSTYNDFDDDDPEPESPVSVPHRIRSTSRSTREGKTLSEINFGQVKFDPPLRKETEPHHEPRESEPYLDCVEELYYTARSNLDLQLEYGHDSPSLLGGNKSLLKSVEEELQQRGHVAHLGDDEDEDDDGADDDETHTHKSSTIMRPKVPPPLPPKPKSICSSQQQQQQKQDDSQSHSEDDGGGGGTIKRCPVPETPSPAKPASNVPPRPPPPKLPPHRRSSLGNESLKCTDVENSAPEDDGSFRHFWEWLHTPHTEEELEEAWEVLKEVKEEQEKEEEKEESNGLNSSHNGERDSPADRQSTMPPSVPIRKDKKDVPKPISNGLPPTPKVHMGACFSKVFNGCPLKIHCATSWINPDTRDQYLIFGAEEGIYTLNLNELHETSMEQLFPRRCTWLYVMNNCLLSISGKASQLYSHNLSGLFEQARQLQKLPVAIPTHKLPDKMIPRKFAVSNKIPDTKGCQKCCVVRNPYTGHKYLCGAFQSSVMLLEWVESMQKFMLIKNIDFPLPCPLEVFEMLVVPEQTYPLICVAVSKGTELNQVVRFGTVNPNSTSSWFTEADTPQTCVIHVTQLERDTILVCLDRCIKIVNLQGRLKSSRKLSAELTFNFQIESIVCLQDSVLAFWRHGMQGRSFKTNEITQEISDSTRIFRLLGSDRNADCRDPGDRGLALPRYTHCPLATAGPKTLPLSVGNSVDLFIDWEH
- the LOC137197398 gene encoding mitogen-activated protein kinase kinase kinase kinase 3-like isoform X7; the encoded protein is MMNSSVDLSRRNPQEDFELIQRIGSGTYGDVYKARNVNTGELAAIKVIKLEPGEDFAVVQQEIIMMKDCKHSNIVAYFGSYLRRDKLWISMEYCGGGSLQDIYHVTGPLSESQIAYMSRETLQGLYYLHNKGKMHRDIKGANILLTDNGYVKLADFGVSAQITATLAKRKSFIGTPYWMAPEVAAVERKGGYNQLCDIWAVGITAIELAELQPPMFDLHPMRALFLMTKSNFQPPKLKDKLKWTNNFHHFVKLALTKNPKKRPTAEKLLQHPFVSQPLSRTLAIELLDKANNPDHSTYNDFDDDDPEPEFKYRGHFLPISPGARRAPRFAARRKSPVSVPHRIRSTSRSTREGKTLSEINFGQVKFDPPLRKETEPHHEPDLQLEYGHDSPSLLGGNKSLLKSVEEELQQSKSSTIMRPKVPPPLPPKPKSICSSQQQQQQKQDDSQSHSEDDGGGGGTIKRCPVPETPSPAKPASNVPPRPPPPKLPPHRRSSLGNESLKCTDVENSAPEDDGSFRHFWEWLHTPHTEEELEEAWEVLKEVKEEQEKEEEKEESNGLNSSHNGERDSPADRQSTMPPSVPIRKDKKDVPKPISNGLPPTPKVHMGACFSKVFNGCPLKIHCATSWINPDTRDQYLIFGAEEGIYTLNLNELHETSMEQLFPRRCTWLYVMNNCLLSISGKASQLYSHNLSGLFEQARQLQKLPVAIPTHKLPDKMIPRKFAVSNKIPDTKGCQKCCVVRNPYTGHKYLCGAFQSSVMLLEWVESMQKFMLIKNIDFPLPCPLEVFEMLVVPEQTYPLICVAVSKGTELNQVVRFGTVNPNSTSSWFTEADTPQTCVIHVTQLERDTILVCLDRCIKIVNLQGRLKSSRKLSAELTFNFQIESIVCLQDSVLAFWRHGMQGRSFKTNEITQEISDSTRIFRLLGSDRNADCRDPGDRGLALPRYTHCPLATAGPKTLPLSVGNSVDLFIDWEH
- the LOC137197398 gene encoding mitogen-activated protein kinase kinase kinase kinase 3-like isoform X5 — its product is MMNSSVDLSRRNPQEDFELIQRIGSGTYGDVYKARNVNTGELAAIKVIKLEPGEDFAVVQQEIIMMKDCKHSNIVAYFGSYLRRDKLWISMEYCGGGSLQDIYHVTGPLSESQIAYMSRETLQGLYYLHNKGKMHRDIKGANILLTDNGYVKLADFGVSAQITATLAKRKSFIGTPYWMAPEVAAVERKGGYNQLCDIWAVGITAIELAELQPPMFDLHPMRALFLMTKSNFQPPKLKDKLKWTNNFHHFVKLALTKNPKKRPTAEKLLQHPFVSQPLSRTLAIELLDKANNPDHSTYNDFDDDDPEPEFKYRGHFLPISPGARRAPRFAARRKSPVSVPHRIRSTSRSTREGKTLSEINFGQVKFDPPLRKETEPHHEPRESEPYLDCVEELYYTARSNLDLQLEYGHDSPSLLGGNKSLLKSVEEELQQSKSSTIMRPKVPPPLPPKPKSICSSQQQQQQKQDDSQSHSEDDGGGGGTIKRCPVPETPSPAKPASNVPPRPPPPKLPPHRRSSLGNESLKCTDVENSAPEDDGSFRHFWEWLHTPHTEEELEEAWEVLKEVKEEQEKEEEKEESNGLNSSHNGERDSPADRQSTMPPSVPIRKDKKDVPKPISNGLPPTPKVHMGACFSKVFNGCPLKIHCATSWINPDTRDQYLIFGAEEGIYTLNLNELHETSMEQLFPRRCTWLYVMNNCLLSISGKASQLYSHNLSGLFEQARQLQKLPVAIPTHKLPDKMIPRKFAVSNKIPDTKGCQKCCVVRNPYTGHKYLCGAFQSSVMLLEWVESMQKFMLIKNIDFPLPCPLEVFEMLVVPEQTYPLICVAVSKGTELNQVVRFGTVNPNSTSSWFTEADTPQTCVIHVTQLERDTILVCLDRCIKIVNLQGRLKSSRKLSAELTFNFQIESIVCLQDSVLAFWRHGMQGRSFKTNEITQEISDSTRIFRLLGSDRNADCRDPGDRGLALPRYTHCPLATAGPKTLPLSVGNSVDLFIDWEH